The following is a genomic window from Verrucosispora sp. WMMD573.
GAGCCGGCCCGCAGAACCGACACCTCGACCCGCGCCGGCCGGGCCCGGGCTGGTACGGCGGCCAAGACCAGCGCGGCCGCCGCGCTCGCGCTCGTGTTCGGCGTAGCCGGGCTGTTCAGCGTGCTCACCGCCATCCTCGCCTGGATCGGTGTGGTGCTCGCCATCGTCGGCATCGTCCTGGGCGTCGTGGGGCTCAAGATGGCCGCCCGACCCGGGGTGACCGGCCGAGGTGTGTCGATCGCCGGGCTGGTACTCAGCGTGATCGCCCTGCTGCTCGGGCTGGCGCTCGGCGCGGGCATCACGACGTTCCTCAACAACGAGGGCGCGGTGGACCGGCTCCAGCAGCAGGTCGACGACCTCCGTGATCGACTTGACCGCTAGCGTCCGGACCGGACGATAGACGTCATCGAGCCGATCAGCCCCGCGCCGGGACCATCCGCGGGCGCGGCGGCCGGGTCAACGCGAAGTACGACGCGACGGCCAGCCCCCCACAGCGTGTAGCCGCCCATCTCCAGCAGCAGAGGCAGGGCCGCGCCGCCGAAC
Proteins encoded in this region:
- a CDS encoding DUF4190 domain-containing protein, coding for MTASSEPARRTDTSTRAGRARAGTAAKTSAAAALALVFGVAGLFSVLTAILAWIGVVLAIVGIVLGVVGLKMAARPGVTGRGVSIAGLVLSVIALLLGLALGAGITTFLNNEGAVDRLQQQVDDLRDRLDR